From one Novosphingobium sp. genomic stretch:
- the ilvN gene encoding acetolactate synthase small subunit produces MTKIEQEATERHVLMLTVDNEAGILAKIAGLFTARGYNIDSLTVSEITGDHQISRITIVTHGPPAVIDQIRAQLERLIPVHKVVDLTEQGPYVERELALIKVVGKGEARVEALRLAEVFRARPVDTTTESFVFELTGTPEKIDSFVALMGDLGLVETARTGVVGMIRGKSST; encoded by the coding sequence ATGACGAAAATCGAGCAGGAAGCCACCGAGCGCCACGTCCTGATGCTGACGGTGGACAATGAGGCGGGCATTCTGGCCAAGATCGCCGGTCTGTTCACCGCGCGTGGCTACAACATCGACAGCCTGACGGTGTCGGAAATCACCGGCGACCATCAGATCAGCCGCATCACCATCGTGACGCATGGCCCGCCTGCCGTGATCGACCAGATCCGCGCCCAGCTTGAGCGCCTGATCCCGGTGCACAAGGTCGTCGACCTGACCGAGCAGGGCCCCTACGTCGAGCGCGAGCTGGCCCTGATCAAGGTGGTCGGCAAGGGCGAGGCGCGCGTCGAGGCGCTGCGTCTGGCCGAGGTGTTCCGCGCGCGGCCCGTCGACACCACCACCGAAAGTTTCGTGTTCGAACTGACCGGAACGCCGGAAAAGATCGACAGCTTCGTGGCCCTGATGGGTGACCTCGGGCTGGTCGAGACCGCGCGCACCGGCGTTGTCGGCATGATCCGGGGCAAGTCCAGCACCTAA